One window of the Carassius auratus strain Wakin chromosome 20, ASM336829v1, whole genome shotgun sequence genome contains the following:
- the apobb.1 gene encoding LOW QUALITY PROTEIN: apolipoprotein Bb, tandem duplicate 1 (The sequence of the model RefSeq protein was modified relative to this genomic sequence to represent the inferred CDS: deleted 1 base in 1 codon), giving the protein MGDTKLCLLLFLSGIVLTYAQDEELPCLLAKRYKSFHKYEYTYETESLNALNGATNGPKARCKVEIEVPRTCSYIMRTTECELSEVTDVDAEGKPIFGPSAGADAFKAAMEKNLLKFTAEGDDDIKLFPEDDEPVNILNIKRGLISALAVPVLEEDRNRRMPTIYGMCKTGYTVNTREDIATDVTLNRDLSKCDNFRPVKDHTSPLALITGLHYPLAKLIESSQTCNYKFDNAQKHMTSASCTEKHMLVPFSYKGQYGVTNVGKQVLTLVGVSVHNDRIFEHDVANMKTLHLDGSIDSVHPIKDKEVMLSVLRELAGLSETNNGHNRAHLAHKLIATIRKMNSESLSAALPEALEISRSLVYQALFQCGTPECTSSILQVLRTFDRSSLEIDAAVYAMGMVPNPSRDLVEEMLKMAKYKNSKPIYYALSNAVRRLYEAEGSVTPEIQGVADYALEQIGDCTGDQEHVYLSLRVIGNMAAAVGAASPALKSAIIQCVNQPAASPEVQQAAIQAFRLTSVPDEGREVLMKVIFDEAAPIQKRVAAYLIVMKDPQPSELAQLVAALPKNENCQAMSFVKSHISNILSSTASETKELRDKIVNALQDNEIRTSTDPTKYSRNYKIGSLEGNVIFESEERLPNEVILEMALNAFGYDVDMFEIGLNGKGLEPTVDALMGIDGFFHDTMQKTINYAADKVPRGNDIMQRMFPALWNNIKMQQAPQSIVKEIMDNVNKLIQKLKVQDNPEAMVYLRLLGAEMGYLKTKDMEGMASSAALLANRLLNMFPVDFLRNLYSSVNNNLFLHYVFLDNEFYLPTGTGVPLRVALSGTFAPGVKGGLKIAPDMSEMAFMPSVGVEFVTEVGALLPDYVESGLEMHTNIYHESGLKVKVSVTKKQLKLTFPTPQAPTKLISVTNSLFSVTGIETKTIPPMMEHVKAQKCTPFFPGFKYCSALQYSNAFSKDASPYFPLTGDSKFAIEIHPTGEVSAYTAIVDYVYEDKVDKITFGLKAEGASFEGTAKLMFDRQKYSVSADLQIPDYDLEAGIRVHSVERSTQSRATHSIQLDFINKNIPEASLIALAKTQSMKDAMLQVQLLIPHFQTDAKVTAQLKGLAVELESELSLPEKTSSIQKVILKYDAEKIEAEVISNVSTEIHNSIPMDAIKTTVSDLLDQKIGTYDMKIRDVLIQSVEASNTYLEQLATNIPYVQGFRIPALPEFTVPKKLFLNAEGSAKYKFGQNYYTISIPLPLAGKSSGDFNFPAALTTPKLVLPQLGLEVDSISIPLPEVFVPESLSVSVPHTIKAEMSSKLNSNFYNMEATISAGRELGEKPSYSAMIEATGTSPVDLLSFKMEGSVLVEETPGESLRAELKSAFDHKLFEASLNYAEELTTAEKIKFNSSSKIEANSPLGLKISLEHTDQIRFNEDEISGKGNLMGSIKAGPLNGEVAVSQSFIVLPFKPEVKIESSLKVDSDLFQAENIIEAVLANGELSVISKTTAFENTLIHDAEITYTGSLLALKSETRAEVLSLNIRNVAAASASPDLVNIKIETKADTSAGDENRVLSQFVATLDANGLDVKGDVSANLIEHTASHKCSLSLTRDGLATSGTTSMESTLIPLTLENKFNGDLDTSKLSLSAETKGTFMEMLIKNTNSLSASLSLVAFKSKTDLDGNAVTYNHDISIQIEPYSTSLAIKNNLKVLDITLDNDAQFKALPYTADLKGFWKLSSGVDELKHTYEIRYVDLAVTAKCGTTGKLMGSHMSHNTEIEVAGLSVTFGSDALLNSQYLRFNGNFHATAVPFRFNVDAMANTDGDLYLYGKQSAQVYTKLLLKAEPLAFAHSHECRVSTTHNLDNGLSIETNLDNKIDTVLTPSEQQATVRVKSKVNNHLFNQDVSVYNNPERLGVELSGSIITNLFNGVDSDDQDHLFSAFLKYDKNTNSRIFSLPLIQHFPLDLQHIKLTILKIAEAMQYYINREDIIAEIQNLAKYISDSVNELNLERKIIKMREELIAVYEMYGFTLDDLEAALMNLKPVLLKLVTELDSFVEDADTAIQRLTEELNAFNMKYDIRAIVIAVIEATENLIEQIDVTRLKGSGSGLLRDLEENYAIKSTLENILSELKQFVANFDQGKFIEDVKNFVTSANFKDYAGNLVAQIPTEEIRNTAEKAKQVLTVLGGKLDAVGGFLVRSGVDKKIEAILKKVFDLVKKFNIEGTVKVLVGTWKSVLTPITDLLDKAMTYLKTTEVKEIIEHLNNCLNHYIRYVRSFDYNAFVDEANQKVKEMINDLYTMSLSLEIRQKLEAIREFVSYALSSLTACFEELKTIKVADVVRNLKDIVEWVVYVDSEALIESIRKIITDMDIREEIMRQVSGISTKVVSIATDICSAIMKIIQTIFKEQAIVNEMKQFCDGVKTGLKTAEFEIPSFTFPLTDLVVPSIKISLEKLQEFSLPSTLIDLPEFTLLQYYTVSPIRIEYDDIRQGLLDLLNLIANYEMPPAEAIFGDLRIIYLPEISAITLPEISFPEISFPEIPKYFPDHKFPDLQLPEFTLPAIPSEVMMPCFGKLYGEVRVNIPIFNMRTTMEFLNSTESAETPQFTGHITSHGSSKFDILKYSLDSTARVASPKMSRVIVSETLKFTHSVLAVEHQSSVSLYGFSAQAVSKSNVKITINSLSANIDNMALFALEDGMSANIKTEYTLSLNGDYSYINEITLKQDGLQILLTMMEEVKCQMHDESDDKTIKSMSNIIITPTTATLTISTDGDCGSLKLKEKIKAEGVFLNYIDFNVRLEGNLDTGDNYLLIASGKADLREMKVVTKATYDTKFVGLLSGTFSSAFNILVHPFEVVLDFQNKANTKLSFKDPLTAKIDLQNDYAVIINNNMQKLSTVALARFNQYKYSHNFTAANNGDEAGIYAAVNGEANLEFLTVPFSIPPIQFETLTMIVDTPEISDINLYEHTGLKHLLTNFDQAIDVDAKIVYQKSKAAPIVDLGLINIRPLGDLISEVSFKSSIFNLNANAGIYGKDNPVIQFVAITASEFEGLKAKLEGTSSLSTKSGFKLANSVVLENQHIEGTHESTVIINPDKFEVALSVTTAANINLPILTVKANHQFTADNKVHPKVDSTFKTEYTFDIPIIKLVGKGNAENILKGEGTLTFISAETLIKGIIDGAFLDSGIVKGALTYDESIYLNGNSLRYALKTFANGNLNYEDLKVAFDVDENLSVETAMEHVYAISKFSSKNEANIGGFYTKGDHTGQAIVDLELLKSLAADMKMDLSQPSTFGDLRISEMVLVELSVPKQKIDYTSKIVSPVYTTNVVAKLDGSAPVYQTVLMATATSPVVLLEYSLNSSMSTTMENGALVVGANAVLTHADFTMDISNVLRMSDPSHNLNVDITSPTFTDVDFRYAARSDGISASVSTPTTGHLGFLLQGKIPSEINARIYSRYASAPGDDVEILNIRASPMGDEKVLSVSYSIPATQDLAEGFMERLPVISSHIEGFAEKYGITHALKRLYMILN; this is encoded by the exons ATGGGGGACACTAAGCTCTGCCTTTTGCTGTTTCTAAGTGGAATAGTCTTGACAT ATGCTCAAGATGAGGAATTACCATGCCTTT TGGCCAAAAGGTACAAGAGCTTCCACAAGTATGAATACACCTACGAAACAGAGTCCCTAAATGCACTGAACGGAGCAACCAACGGCCCCAAAGCAAGATGCAAG GTTGAAATTGAGGTCCCACGTACATGCAGCTACATCATGCGCACAACAGAGTGCGAGTTGAGTGAGGTGACTGATGTTGATGCAGAAGGAAAGCCTATCTTTGGGCCATCTGCTGGTGCAGACGCTTTCAAGGCTGCCATGGAGAA GAACCTACTGAAGTTCACTGCTGAGGGAGATGATGACATCAAGTTGTTTCCAGAGGATGATGAACCAGTCAATATTTTGAACATCAAGAGAGGTCTAATCTCTGCCCTGGCAGTGCCTGTGTTGGAGGAGGACAGGAACAGGAGAATG CCCACTATCTACGGTATGTGCAAGACAGGCTACACTGTGAACACCAGAGAGGACATTGCCACCGATGTCACCCTCAACAGAGACCTGTCTAAATGTGACAATTTCAGACCGGTCAAGGACCACACCAGTCCCCTGGCCCTTATCACAGGCCTG CACTACCCACTTGCTAAGCTCATTGAAAGCAGTCAAACCTGCAACTACAAGTTTGATAATGCACAGAAACACATGACCTCTGCTTCCTgcactgaaaaacacatgcttgTGCCTTTTTCTTACAA AGGACAGTATGGAGTTACTAATGTAGGAAAACAAGTCTTAACTCTTGTGGGAGTGTCAGTGCACAATGATAGAATCTTTGAGCATG ATGTAGCCAACATGAAGACCTTACATCTTGATGGAAGCATTGACTCAGTCCATCCAATTAAGGATAAAGAGGTCATGCTTTCTGTTCTACGGGAACTGGCTGGCCTTTCCGAGACCAACAATGGACACAACAGAGCCCACCTAGCTCACAAGCTCATCGCTACAATCCGCAAAATGAATTCTGAAAGCCTGAGCGCTGCTCTCCCAGAGGCCCTGGAGATTTCTCGCTCCCTGGTGTACCAGGCGTTGTTCCAGTGTGGCACGCCAGAATGCACCAGCTCCATCTTGCAGGTTCTCAGGACCTTTGACCGTTCTTCTTTAGAGATTGATGCTGCAGTGTATGCCATGGGAATGGTTCCCAACCCATCCAGAGACCTTGTTGAGGAAATGCTGAAGATGGCCAAGTACAAGAACAGCAAGCCCATCTACTATGCCCTTAGCAATGCTGTCAGGAG GCTCTATGAAGCTGAAGGAAGTGTCACCCCAGAGATTCAGGGAGTTGCTGATTACGCTCTTGAACAGATTGGTGACTGCACAGGCGACCAGGAACATGTGTACCTTTCCCTGAGG GTCATTGGAAACATGGCTGCTGCCGTCGGAGCCGCAAGCCCTGCTCTAAAATCTGCGATTATCCAATGTGTAAACCAACCTGCTGCATCCCCTGAGGTCCAGCAAGCTGCTATTCAAGCTTTTAGACTCACTTCTGTCCCTGACGAG GGCAGAGAGGTGCTAATGAAGGTCATTTTCGATGAAGCCGCACCCATACAGAAGCGCGTTGCTGCGTATCTCATTGTGATGAAGGACCCTCAGCCGTCTGAACTGGCTCAGCTGGTTGCTGCTCtgcctaaaaatgaaaactgtcaggCTATGAGCTTTGTTAAGTCACATATCAGCAACATCCTAAGCTCCACAGCATCTGAGACTAAAGA ACTTCGAGATAAGATTGTCAATGCCCTCCAAGACAATGAGATCAGAACTTCCACAGATCCAACAAAGTACTCACGCAATTACAAGATTGGCTCTCTAGAGGGAAATGTGATCTTTGAGTCTGAAGAACGTCTGCCCAATGAAGTCATCCTGGAGATGGCCCTGAATGCTTTTGGATATGATGTAGACATGTTTGAG ATTGGGTTGAATGGCAAGGGACTGGAGCCCACTGTTGATGCCCTTATGGGTATTGATGGATTCTTCCATGACACCATGCAGAAGACAATTAACTATGCAGCTGATAAAGTGCCAAGAGGCAACGACATTATGCAGAGAATGTTCCCAGCTCTATGGAATAACATAAAAATGCAACAG GCTCCTCAAAGCATTGTCAAGGAAATCATGGATAATGTTAACAAGCTCATCCAGAAACTAAAGGTCCAGGATAACCCAGAGGCTATGGTCTACCTGAGGCTTTTGGGTGCTGAAATGGGCTATCTCAAAACCAAGGATATGGAAGGCATGGCCAGCTCTGCTGCTTTGCTGGCTAATAGACTCTTAAACATGTTCCCTGTTGAT TTCTTAAGGAACCTTTACTCAAGTGTCAACAACAACCTTTTCCTTCACTACGTCTTCTTGGACAATGAGTTTTATCTACCCACTGGTACTGGAGTTCCATTAAGAGTTGCCCTGTCTGGTACTTTTGCTCCAGGAGTGAAAGGAGGACTGAAAATTGCCCCTGATATG AGCGAAATGGCTTTCATGCCATCTGTTGGAGTGGAGTTTGTGACTGAGGTTGGAGCTCTCTTACCTGACTATGTTGAGTCTGGTCTAGAGATGCATACTAACATCTATCATGAGAGCGGTCTTAAAGTAAAGGTTTCTGTAACCAAAAAGCAGCTCAAGCTGACCTTTCCCACACCCCAAGCTCCAACAAAACTCATCAGTGTGAC TAACTCCTTGTTCTCAGTGACTGGTATTGAAACAAAGACTATCCCTCCAATGATGGAACATGTCAAGGCACAGAAATGCACTCCTTTCTTCCCTGGTTTTAAGTACTGCAGTGCCCTGcaatattcaaatgcattttccAAG GATGCCTCTCCCTACTTCCCCTTGACTGGTGACAGCAA ATTTGCCATTGAAATCCACCCCACTGGTGAGGTTTCTGCATATACAGCTATTGTCGACTATGTGTATGAAGACAAAGTTGACAAGATTACTTTTGGTCTGAAGGCAGAAG GAGCATCATTTGAGGGGACTGCAAAACTGATGTtcgacagacagaaatacagtgTCTCAGCTGATCTCCAAATTCCTGATTATGACCTTGAAGCTGGAATTCGGGTTCATTCTGTTGAACGCAGCACTCAGAGCAGGGCCACACATTCCATTCAGCTTGACTTCATTAACAAGAATATACCTGAGGCATCTCTTATCGCCCTTGCTAA GACACAGTCAATGAAGGATGCCATGCTGCAGGTTCAGCTGCTCATTCCTCATTTTCAGACTGATGCTAAAGTAACTGCACAACTGAAGGGTCTTGCAGTAGAGCTTGAAAGTGAACTTAGTCTCCCGGAGAAAACGTCCTCTATCCAGAAAGTCATTCTGAAATATG ATGCGGAGAAGATTGAGGCTGAGGTCATTTCTAATGTTAGCACAGAGATTCACAACAGTATTCCTATGGATGCCATCAAAACCACAGTCAGTGACCTGCTTGATCAGAAGATTGGtacatatgatatgaagatccgTGATGTCTTGATCCAGTCAGTTGAG GCCTCAAATACCTACCTGGAGCAATTAGCCACCAACATCCCATATGTCCAGGGCTTTAGGATTCCTGCCCTTCCAGAATTCACTGTCCCCAAGAAGCTTTTCCTGAATGC CGAGGGTTCTGCTAAATACAAGTTTGGCCAGAATTATTATACCATCTCCATTCCCCTTCCTCTTGCTGGGAAATCTTCTGGAGATTTCAACTTCCCTGCTGCCCTGACCACACCAAAACTGGTATTACCTCAGCTTGGCCTGGAAGTTGATTCCATTAGCATTCCTCTTCCAGAGGTTTTTGTTCCTGAGAGTCTGTCTGTGTCAGTGCCTCACACGATAAAGGCAGAGATGTCCAGCAAGCTAAACAGCAACTTTTACAACATGGAGGCAACAATTTCCGCTGGCAGGGAACTTGGTGAGAAACCAAGCTATTCTGCCATGATTGAAGCAACTGGAACTAGCCCAGTGGATCTCCTCTCCTTCAAAATGGAag GATCTGTATTAGTGGAAGAAACACCTGGGGAATCTTTGAGGGCTGAGCTGAAATCCGCATTTGATCATAAGCTATTTGAAGCCAGTCTTAATTATGCCGAGGAACTGACTACTGCTGAAAAAATCAAATTTAACTCAAGCAGCAAGATTGAGGCTAACAGTCCCTTGGGTCTGAAGATTTCACTGGAACACACAGACCAGATTAGATTCAATGAGGATGAGATCTCTGGAAAAGGAAACCTGATGGGCTCCATCAAGGCTGGTCCTCTGAATGGTGAAGTTGCTGTCAGTCAGTCATTTATTGTACTCCCATTTAAGCCAGAAGTGAAAATTGAGTCCTCTCTGAAAGTAGACTCAGACCTTTTCCAAGCAGAGAACATAATTGAAGCGGTGCTTGCCAATGGAGAGCTCTCTGTTATCTCAAAAACAACTGCATTTGAGAACACTCTGATACATGACGCTGAAATTACCTATACAGGGTCTCTACTTGCTCTGAAGTCAGAAACAAGGGCAGAGGTTCTTAGTCTTAACATCCGAAATGTAGCTGCGGCTAGTGCTAGTCCAGATTTGGTCAACATTAAAATTGAGACTAAGGCTGACACTTCTGCTGGGGATGAAAATCGTGTCCTTTCCCAGTTTGTAGCAACACTGGATGCCAATGGGCTGGATGTAAAAGGTGATGTCTCTGCAAATCTTATTGAACACACAGCTTCCCACAAGTGCAGCCTATCCCTGACCAGGGATGGCCTGGCCACGAGTGGCACAACCTCAATGGAAAGCACTCTCATTCCTTTGACGCTTGAGAACAAATTCAACGGAGACCTTGACACATCAAAGCTTTCCTTGTCAGCTGAGACGAAGGGTACATTTATggaaatgctaattaaaaatacaaattctctGTCTGCATCCCTGTCTTTGGTAGCTTTCAAATCCAAAACGGATCTTGATGGCAATGCTGTAACTTATAATCATGATATCTCCATTCAGATTGAGCCATATAGTACTTCATTGGCAATCAAAAATAATCTGAAAGTTCTGGATATCACTCTAGATAATGATGCCCAGTTTAAAGCGCTTCCATACACAGCTGACCTGAAAGGCTTTTGGAAGCTTTCCTCTGGTGTAGATGAACTGAAGCACACATATGAGATCAGATATGTAGATCTGGCTGTCACTGCCAAGTGTGGTACTACTGGAAAACTCATGGGCTCTCACATGAGTCACAACACAGAAATTGAGGTTGCTGGACTTTCAGTCACATTCGGCAGTGATGCGCTTTTAAACTCCCAGTACCTACGCTTCAACGGTAACTTTCATGCCACTGCTGTTCCCTTCAGATTTAACGTTGACGCTATGGCCAATACAGATGGTGATTTGTATCTGTATGGAAAACAAAGCGCACAAGTTTACACTAAACTTCTTTTGAAGGCAGAACCACTTGCTTTTGCACACTCACATGAATGCAGAGTCTCAACAACTCACAATTTGGACAACGGTCTATCAATTGAAACCAACCTTGACAATAAGATTGATACCGTGCTGACACCATCTGAGCAGCAGGCCACAGTGAGAGTAAAATCTAAGGTTAACAACCATTTGTTCAACCAAGATGTGAGTGTTTACAACAACCCTGAAAGACTTGGAGTAGAACTATCTGGATCCATAATCACAAACCTCTTCAATGGGGTTGACTCTGACGATCAAGACCACCTTTTTTCAGCCTTCCTAAAATACGATAAAAACACTAACAGCCGTATCTTTAGCCTACCATTGATTCAGCATTTTCCTTTGGACCTGCAACACATTAAACTTACAATTTTAAAGATTGCTGAAGCCATGCAGTATTATATCAACCGAGAAGACATAATAGCTGAGATTCAGAACCTGGCTAAGTACATTAGTGATTCTGTAAATGAGCTAAATCTGGAGAGGAAAATCATCAAGATGAGGGAAGAGCTGATTGCTGTTTATGAGATGTATGGATTTACTCTGGATGACCTGGAGGCTGCTCTGATGAATCTAAAGCCTGTTTTGTTGAAGCTAGTCACTGAACTGGACTCTTTTGTAGAAGATGCTGACACTGCAATACAGAGACTAACAGAAGAACTGAATGCATTCAATATGAAATATGACATCAGAGCCATAGTTATTGCTGTCATTGAAGCAACTGAAAATTTAATAGAGCAGATTGATGTAACAAGACTGAAGGGCAGCGGCAGTGGCCTCTTGCGAGATCTTGAGGAAAACTATGCTAttaaatccacactggagaataTTTTGAGTGAACTGAAGCAGTTTGTTGCAAATTTTGACCAAGGAAAGTTCATTGAAGATGTGAAGAACTTTGTTACCTCTGCCAACTTCAAAGACTATGCAGGCAATTTGGTGGCTCAAATCCCTACAGAGGAAATCCGCAATACTGCTGAAAAAGCAAAACAAGTTCTTACTGTACTGGGAGGGAAGCTTGATGCCGTGGGAGGATTCCTGGTTAGATCTGGGGTTGACAAGAAGATTGAAGCAATTCTGAAAAAGGTTTTTGACCTTGTTAAGAAGTTCAATATCGAAGGAACTGTCAAGGTTCTTGTTGGCACTTGGAAATCTGTTCTGACCCCCATCACAGATCTGCTGGATAAGGCCATGACCTACTTGAAAACAACAGAGGTAAAGGAAATCATTGAGCATTTAAACAACTGCCTAAACCATTACATCCGATATGTTAGGTCATTTGACTACAATGCATTTGTGGATGAAGCCAACCAGAAAGTTAAGGAGATGATAAATGATCTGTACACCATGAGTTTGTCACTTGAGATCCGGCAAAAGCTTGAGGCAATCAGAGAATTTGTCAGTTATGCTCTGTCATCTCTTACCGCTTGCTTTGAGGAGCTGAAAACAATCAAAGTTGCAGATGTGGTAAGAAACCTCAAGGACATTGTTGAATGGGTAGTCTACGTTGACTCTGAGGCACTTATAGAGAGTATCAGGAAGATAATTACAGACATGGATATCAGAGAAGAAATCATGCGTCAAGTGAGTGGTATCTCCACAAAAGTAGTATCCATTGCAACAGATATATGCAGTGCCATTATGAAAATAATCCAAACCATCTTTAAAGAACAGGCAATTGTAAATGAGATGAAGCAATTCTGTGATGGAGTCAAGACAGGACTAAAAACAGCTGAATTTGAAATCCCATCTTTCACTTTCCCACTTACAGACCTTGTTGTACCCTCCATAAAAATAAGTTTAGAGAAGCTTCAGGAATTCAGCCTCCCTTCTACACtgattgaccttccagagtttaCCCTTCTGCAATATTACACTGTGTCACCAATCAGAATAGAGTATGATGATATCAGACAGGGACTATTAGACCTATTAAACTTAATTGCCAATTATGAAATGCCACCTGCTGAGGCCATCTTTGGCGACCTAAGAATTATTTACCTGCCAGAAATCTCTGCCATCACATTGCCAGAAATCAGTTTTCCAGAGATCTCCTTCCCTGAAATACCTAAATACTTTCCAGATCACAAATTCCCAGACCTGCAGTTACCAGAATTCACTCTCCCTGCAATCCCTAGTGAGGTCATGATGCCATGCTTCGGAAAGCTGTATGGTGAGGTTAGGGTCAATATTCCAATTTTCAACATGAGAACTACCATGGAATTCCTAAACTCTACTGAAAGTGCAGAAACGCCTCAATTCACTGGGCACATTACCTCACATGGATCATCCAAATTTGACATTCTTAAATACAGCTTGGATTCCACAGCTCGGGTTGCCAGCCCTAAGATGAGTCGTGTGATTGTTTCTGAAACCCTGAAGTTCACTCACAGTGTCCTAGCTGTTGAACATCAATCCTCAGTGTCACTCTACGGCTTCTCAGCCCAGGCTGTGTCCAAGAGCAATGTGAAGATAACTATCAACTCCCTTAGTGCTAACATTGATAACATGGCCTTATTTGCACTGGAGGATGGAATGTCtgcaaatattaaaacagaatataCGCTCTCATTGAATGGTGACTATTCCTACATTAATGAGATAACTCTTAAGCAGGATGGCTTACAAATCCTTCTGACCATGATGGAAGAAGTCAAGTGCCAAATGCATGATGAGTCTGATGATAAAACCATCAAAAGTATGTCAAATATAATTATTACTCCAACAACAGCCACATTAACCATTTCTACAGATGGTGATTGTGGATCTTTAAAgcttaaagagaaaataaaggcTGAAGGTGTTTTCTTGAACTACATCGACTTTAATGTCCGTCTTGAAGGAAATCTTGATACTGGAGACAATTACTTGCTGATAGCTTCTGGAAAGGCTGATCTCAGAGAAATGAAGGTAGTGACAAAAGCAACCTATGACACAAAGTTTGTTGGATTGCTCAGTGGTACATTTTCCAGTGCCTTCAACATATTAGTGCATCCCTTTGAGGTGGTCCTTGATTTCCAAAACAAGGCTAATACTAAACTCAGCTTCAAGGACCCTCTGACTGCCAAGATTGATCTTCAGAATGATTATGCTGTTATCATAAATAACAACATGCAGAAGTTGAGCACTGTGGCACTTGCTCGTTTCAACCAGTACAAATACAGTCACAACTTTACAGCTGCCAACAACGGAGATGAGGCTGGCATTTATGCTGCAGTAAATGGAGAGGCCAATTTGGAATTCCTGACTGTCCCATTCAGTATCCCACCTATCCAGTTTGAAACATTAACTATGATTGTTGATACTCCAGAAATCAGCGACATCAACCTATATGAACATACTGGCCTTAAGCATTTGTTGACCAACTTTGACCAGGCTATTGATGTAGATGCAAAGATTGTCTACCAGAAGAGCAAAGCTGCACCCATTGTTGATCTTGGTCTCATTAACATCCGTCCTCTGGGTGATTTAATCTCTGAGGTGTCATTCAAGTCTTCTATATTCAACCTTAATGCTAATGCTGGTATCTATGGGAAAGATAACCCTGTAATTCAATTTGTAGCAATTACAGCCTCTGAGTTTGAGGGACTGAAGGCCAAGCTTGAAGGAACCAGCAGTCTGAGCACCAAAAGTGGATTCAAATTAGCCAATTCTGTGGTCCTGGAAAATCAACACATTGAAGGAACCCATGAAAGCACTGTAATTATAAACCCAGATAAATTTGAAGTAGCACTGTCTGTGACTACAGCTGCAAATATTAACCTACCCATTCTTACAGTTAAAGCCAACCACCAATTTACTGCTGACAACAAGGTCCATCCAAAAGTTGATTCAACTTTTAAGACAGAGTACACATTTGACATTCCCATTATTAAGCTGGTTGGTAAAGGAAATGCTGAAAACATCTTAAAAGGTGAAGGTACTCTTACGTTTATCTCTGCTGAGACTCTCATAAAGGGTATCATTGATGGAGCATTCCTAGATAGTGGTATTGTAAAAGGAGCTCTAACTTATGACGAATCCATCTATCTGAATGGCAACAGTTTGCGATATGCTCTTAAGACTTTTGCCAATGGCAACCTGAATTATGAAGATCTCAAGGTAGCATTTGATGTGGATGAAAACCTGTCTGTGGAAACAGCTATGGAACATGTTTATGCCATTTCAAAGTTTTCTTCCAAGAATGAAGCAAATATTGGAGGTTTTTACACAAAGGGAGATCATACTGGCCAGGCTATAGTTGATCTGGAGCTTCTAAAGTCACTGGCGGCTGATATGAAAATGGACCTGTCTCAACCAAGCACCTTTGGTGACCTAAGGATTTCTGAGATGGTGTTGGTGGAGCTTAGTGTACCCAAGCAGAAAATTGACTACACCTCAAAGATCGTCTCCCCAGTATACACCACAAATGTTGTTGCAAAACTAGATGGTAGTGCCCCAGTTTACCAGACTGTTCTCATGGCTACAGCCACTTCACCAGTTGTGCTCCTGGAGTACAGTCTTAACA GCTCCATGAGTACTACAATGGAGAATGGTGCCCTTGTTGTAGGAGCAAATGCTGTACTTACACATGCTGACTTTACAATGGACATCAGCAATGTTCTTCGCATGAG TGATCCTAGCCATAACCTGAATGTGGACATCACCAGCCCAACATTCACTGATGTAGACTTTCGCTATGCTGCTCGAAGTGATGGCATAAGTGCCTCAGTTTCCACACCAACAACTGGTCACCTTGGCTTCTTGCTTCAAGGAAAGATTCCATCTGAAATTAATGCGAGGATCTACAGTCGTTATGCT TCTGCACCAGGAGATGATGTTGAAATTCTGAACATCAGAGCTTCACCAATGGGAGATGAAAAAGTACTGTCGGTCAGCTACAGTATACCAGCCACACAAGATTTGGCCGAAGGCTTTATGGAGAGGCTACCAGTTATCTCATCCCATATTGAAGGATTTGCTGAAAAATATGGAATCACTCACGCACTAAAAAGACTGTATATGATTCTTAATTGA